The segment CGTTGACCATCGTGTAGGGCTGGAAGACATAGCTGCGAATCTGACTACCGAACGTCACATCCTGCTTGTTGGCATCGAACGCCGCCTTGACCGCGGCCTGCTTTTCCGCTTCGAGCTGGTACAGGCGGTTCTTGAGCTGCTTCATGGCGGTCGCCTTGTTCTTGAATTGCGACCGCTCCTGCTGCGACGCGCACACGATACCCGTGGGCAAGTGGGTGATGCGCACGGCCGACGAGGTCTTGTTGACGTGCTGACCGCCGGCACCTGAGGCCCGGTACACGTCGATCCGCAGGTCTTCCTCACGGATCTCGATGTTGATCTCCTCGTTCACCACCGGGTACACGAAGACCGAGGCAAAGCTGGTGTGCCGTCGAGCCTGCGAGTCGAACGGCGAGATGCGCACGAGCCGATGCACACCGGATTCGGGGCGCAGGAATCCGTACGCATACTGCCCCTTGATCTCGAGCACCGCCCCCTTGATGCCGGCTTCTTCCCCTTCGGACAGATCGAGCATCTCGATCTCGAAGCCCTTGCGTTCGGCCCAGCGCGTGTAGAGGCGCAGCAGCATGCTGGCCCAGTCCTGCGCCTCCGTCCCGCCGGCACCCGCCGAGATCTCCACCTGCGCGTCGCGAAAGTCGTCCTTGCCACGCAACAACGACTTGAGCTCGAACGCCTCAAGATCGGCGAGGATGCGCTGTACCTCCTGATCGAGGTCCTTGTACATGCTCTCATCGGGTTCCAGCGCCAACAGCTCGTCGAGCTCGCGCGCACTCTCGATGCGGGCGGTGAGCGAATCCATTGGCTCCACCCAGCCCTTGAGCACCTTCACCTGCTGGACGATGTCGCGCGCGTGGTCCTGATCGTTCCAGAACGCCGCGTCCGCCATCTCCTCTTCGTAGGCGTTCAGCGTCGACCGCTTCGATTCGACGTCAAAGATACCTCCGCATGTCCGCGAGGCGCTCTTCCGACCGCGCCAGCACCTTCAGTCGTTCCCCGTCCTGCATGCCTTTCTCCATGTACGACGCGGGCCGCCTTCCGCAGGGGGAAAGCGGCCCGAGATGTGCCCGTTGCGTGACCCATGAAATGTGACTGAAAGCTATCGGGTCTCGCGGTCCCGGAACAGTGAGGTGCGGCCGCCTCGTCGCAGCGCCGCCCCGGCACGCCATGCTCGCCGCTCAGAACAGGCGGCGACCACCGGCGAGAATGTCGTTGAGCGCATCCTGGAAGTGCGGGGCGGCTTCCGCCTGCTCACGCCCTACCTGCTCGACATACTCCTCGTAGCTCTTCTTGATCTCTTCACGAAACAGCTGACGAAGCGTGCCTTCCCGCAATCCTTCCTCGCGCTTCTGCGGATGGTATGCAACGAGGTCGGAGACGAGTGCCCGGGCAAGCCGCCGTGCACGCTGGGACGGATCGGCGCGCAGGAACGGATTGATGGGCGCGCGGCCACCCGCGGGGGTGGGCGCAGCGGGGCTTGGCGCCTGCCACGCAGGCGTGAGCGCGGCTGCGGACGCCATTGGCGCTGCTCCCGCCGCTGCACCCACGGACACCGGCGTGGGGACGGACGCCGAGGTTGGAATGGCCCCGGGAAACATCGGCGCGGGAACGGGTGGCACCGATCGCACAGGGGTGGCAGACGCGGCCGGCGTGCGAATGCCTGCCAGGGGAAAATTCACCGGCAAGGCGTCGACGCTCACCGGTATCGACGCATGCGGGGTGGGGGTACGGGGTGCCGCCGCGGGCTGGGTCACACCGGGGGTTGGCACCGCGGCCCGAGCCGCGACCGGCGTGCGGGTGGCCGCCGGGGTACGCTGTGCGGCGGCCGCGTACCGTGGTGTCGGTACAGCCGGCGTTCCAATCGGCGCATCCACCGATGCGTCAGAGGACGCCGCCGGGGCCGGAGCAACCGTAGACGCCGCGGCCGCCGACATTCCCGCCAGTACAGGCTGCGCGGGTGGCGCACCGGAGACCGAACTGGACACCGTCACCAGAGCAGGGGTGGCGCGCGATACGCCGCCGCCGAAGGCAGGCCCCCCTGAACTGCTGCCCAATGGCGTCACCGACACCGGCAGCGTGCCGCCGGCAATCGCCATCACGCCGCCGCACACCGAGCAACGGGCGCGCACGCCCGTCGCCGGCACTTTGGCCGGGTCAACACGAAACACCGACCGGCACTCCGGACACGAGACCGTCATGACGCACCTCCCGCCGAACGCTGGTCTACCCGTTCCCCTACGAGCCCTCCGCCGGTTGCCGAGACCGTTCCCGGCTCATCCCGTCGGCGGTCCACGGCCCACACGGAGCCGGGCAACGTCTTTGCATAACTCTTCATTTCCGTCGCCAACTCGCTGACCTCGATACCGCGCGTGAAATGACGCCGCTGGTTCGTGACCACTCCCACCGAGAGCGTCATCAACGGCACCCGGTGCAACTGCCCACGCCGATCCTTACCGAAGAAATATCCTACACGACGGTCCTGCTCGGAATACTGCAGCGGAATCAATTCGTCAAACACGTGCACCACTTCGTCACAAACCCGGGGGACGGCCGCCAGCGGGATGGTGTACAGAAAGTCGTCCCCCCCGATGTGTCCGACGAAGCCGTCCTCGCCACAGAGCCCCTTGACCACATCGTGGAGGATGCGGGCCAAGAGGCGGATGACCTGGTCCCCATGGTGGTACCCGTAGCGGTCGTTGAACTCCTTGAAGTGATCGAGGTCGGCATAACAGGCAGCGAACTTCTCCCCGCACCGTACCCGCCGCTCCAGTTCGGCCTCGATCTCACGAGCCCCGGGAAGCCGGGTCGAGGGGTGCACATCGGTATCGCGGTCGCTGCGCCGCAGCATGGCGCCGAGTCGCGCCAGCGCCTCGTCCGACGCCACGTCGTCACGCACGACCTCGTCGGCGCCAGCCTCGAAGGCCGCCGCGAACGCCTCGGCCGGCACGATCACGAACACGGGGACGATTCCCGTGTAGGCATCGCGCTTCAGCCGGCGGCAGCCCTCGAGCACCGCCGTCGTCCACGCCGGGTCGCCGCAGCCATCGAGCACGATCAGGCGAGGGCGGGTCTTGAGTGCCATGTCCATGACGTCGCGTACGTCGTGCGTCGTGCGGCAGGCACCTGGGTAGGTCGACCACCACGACGTGAGCCATGCCGGCGCGACGGGGCGCACCGACAGCTGAACAGCGCTCTGATCGTTGATGGTGAACGTCATCGTCGAGGGTCTGGGGCCACGTCGCCCGTTTGCACGCCGAGAGCGGGCGAACGGTGGAGGCACCGTGCGGTGATGGGGGACCGCGGCCGGACTCGTGCGCAACCCACTGACGATCGTGCGCCGCCAATCGGCACGATGTGTCGACCGTCACAAAGTGCGTCGTTCCTTACACATTGGACCGGCGGCATGCCTCCGGGTGCCCACGGCGGAACGGCCCCGTACGCCTTAGCGCGTGAAGCGCAGCCCGGTTTGCACACTCCCTGCCGGCGCGCCGAGCGCCGGCTGGTAGGCCACCTGCAGGCCATCCAGGGTGAACCCGGCCACCTGCACGCCGCCGTAGCGACGGATGCGCACGCTCACATAGCCGTCGATCAGACTGGCGAGGTGGTTCATGGCCACCGCGCCCAGCACGTTCACCGCGCGCTGGTAGCTGCGGTTCGCACTGCGAATGGTCTGGATGTACACGTCCTGCTCGAGCGTCGCATCGAACCAGCTCCAGCGGAACGCCTCTCCCACCGCCGTCCGGCGATAGAAATCGAGGGCGCGCTGGTACTCGGCGCTGGAGACCGCCGGGGCGACATCGGGGTTGAGCCAGAAGGTCTCGCGAGCGAGGCGCCACCGTGCGCCGTTGAAGGTGCTCGGGTCGAGCTCCGGATCGAGCCCCCCACCCGGTATGCGATCGTACGCACCGCTCTCGAGGAATTGCTCGAGGCGCTCGTAGTAGTCCCACGTGCCGGGCTGGGTGCCACCGAATGGCTTGCGGGCCACGTTCCTCGCAAGGTCCCGATACGCGGTCCGCTCCCGATCGCCATCGCGTTGCGCCGCCACGTACTGCACGAGCAGGAACACCTCGGCGACCAGATACGCCACGCTGCGCTGCTGGCGCAGGGCGAACTGTCCCGATCCCGGAATGGCCAGGGACGCGACCGGAGCCCACCAGGGGGCCGGCCCCTTGGCAGGGCCGGCACGCAGTCGTGCGAATGCGCCCACACTCCCCGCTGGACTCCCGATGACGCGGCCACCGCCCGCGACGACAGCAGCGCCCCCCCCGGTGGAATCGACGTCCTGCCCACTGCGGGGCGCGATGACGGCCCGTGGGGTCACAGGGCGTCGGAGCGCCACAATGCCCTGCCCCATGGTGCCCTGTGCCACCGGCGGCACTGGGGGCGACGACTGCGCCGACAGGTCGCCTGCCTGCAGGAGCACCGCGAATAGCCCGGCCAGGGTGCGCTGTCGGGGGCCAGACAACCTGCGGCCGTGCTCCTTGCCGGACGGTTGTTCACCAGGGGCGCCGAGAGCTTTGCGTGTAGGGCGCATCAGAAGCGCGCCCTGATGGACACGTAGGTCGGCGGCTCGCCAAGCTGCGCCGACAGGGCGTCGAAGCGGCGCGCGATGTCCACGCCGAATCCGCCACGCTGAAATCCGAGGCCGACCGACGGCCCCGATCCCTGTCCTCGCTGCACCTTGTACCCGGCGCGCACGAACGCCTGCTCCCGGTACCCCAATGCCACGCCGATACCGCCGGCACCTCCCCCAAGCGCCGGCGCGCTGATCAGGTCGGTGGCCACATCGAGTGTGGCCCTGGAGAGTTCGAGCGCCTTGATGGGCACGCGGACCCGGGCGCCGAGCTGAATGACGCGAGGGAGGGGGTCAGCCTGTTCCGCGTCCCTGACCTGAAGGGCCGGACCGAGATTGCGCACCGACGCGGCGACCGTGACGGGGAGGCGGGTTGGCAATACGTACTGCGCGCCGAGATCGAGCGCGCTGGTGGAGCCACTGATGACGGGGATGGCGCCACAGACGCCGCTGCACTGGAAGCGCAGCATGACGAACTTGTACGTGAGTCCGGCATTGAAGCGCGCTCCAACGGGTGTGGCGTAGGAGAGCGCCAGCTGGTAGTTGCGGTTGGTGATCGTGCCAACGGGCGTGCCCGTTTGCGCATCGGTCGCCTGCTGATCACCGTAGTTCACGAGGTACGCCGAGGCGGCAAGCGTACCGAGTACCTTCGACGGGAAGGCGAAGGTGAGCATGTCGCTGGTGGCGATCACCGTTTGGGAATGGTGAATGGCCACCTCCTTTTTCGTGAGGCGCGCCAGCGCGGCCGCATTCCACCACATGCCCTCGGTACCCAGGGTGGTATCGGCGACCACGGCCTCCCCCTGCCCCACGGCACGGGCCCCGAAAGGGACCAGCAGAAACAGGCCGCCA is part of the Gemmatimonas sp. genome and harbors:
- a CDS encoding PorV/PorQ family protein; this encodes MARSRTRRGVGRAPAAESPAWSLLGVAVRYVIAAVLLLCMAGTEAAAQNGGLFLLVPFGARAVGQGEAVVADTTLGTEGMWWNAAALARLTKKEVAIHHSQTVIATSDMLTFAFPSKVLGTLAASAYLVNYGDQQATDAQTGTPVGTITNRNYQLALSYATPVGARFNAGLTYKFVMLRFQCSGVCGAIPVISGSTSALDLGAQYVLPTRLPVTVAASVRNLGPALQVRDAEQADPLPRVIQLGARVRVPIKALELSRATLDVATDLISAPALGGGAGGIGVALGYREQAFVRAGYKVQRGQGSGPSVGLGFQRGGFGVDIARRFDALSAQLGEPPTYVSIRARF
- the prfB gene encoding peptide chain release factor 2 (programmed frameshift), producing the protein MQDGERLKVLARSEERLADMRGIFDVESKRSTLNAYEEEMADAAFWNDQDHARDIVQQVKVLKGWVEPMDSLTARIESARELDELLALEPDESMYKDLDQEVQRILADLEAFELKSLLRGKDDFRDAQVEISAGAGGTEAQDWASMLLRLYTRWAERKGFEIEMLDLSEGEEAGIKGAVLEIKGQYAYGFLRPESGVHRLVRISPFDSQARRHTSFASVFVYPVVNEEINIEIREEDLRIDVYRASGAGGQHVNKTSSAVRITHLPTGIVCASQQERSQFKNKATAMKQLKNRLYQLEAEKQAAVKAAFDANKQDVTFGSQIRSYVFQPYTMVNDHRTELKIADVQKVMDGDIDPFIQAYLKAESESGAQGGVP
- a CDS encoding GGDEF domain-containing protein, which gives rise to MTFTINDQSAVQLSVRPVAPAWLTSWWSTYPGACRTTHDVRDVMDMALKTRPRLIVLDGCGDPAWTTAVLEGCRRLKRDAYTGIVPVFVIVPAEAFAAAFEAGADEVVRDDVASDEALARLGAMLRRSDRDTDVHPSTRLPGAREIEAELERRVRCGEKFAACYADLDHFKEFNDRYGYHHGDQVIRLLARILHDVVKGLCGEDGFVGHIGGDDFLYTIPLAAVPRVCDEVVHVFDELIPLQYSEQDRRVGYFFGKDRRGQLHRVPLMTLSVGVVTNQRRHFTRGIEVSELATEMKSYAKTLPGSVWAVDRRRDEPGTVSATGGGLVGERVDQRSAGGAS